GTCCACAGCAACCCTGGCACTAGCTGGAGGATCTGAGCTTGAGCTGTGTGTCCCTTCTCAGTGGGAGGGAATTAACCCAGAGACATTGAAGCATTAGACACTATGTGTCCCCCACCcctgtaatatatacatatgaaaatgctCAGTGTGATTTTAATTCAGAGGAAGCACATCAGGACACTAGCCACTGCCCCAGAGCAGCATGCAGGTGCTGTGCAGAACCTTACTGGCCAGTCCGTGGGTGACCCCGTCTGTCCCAGTATGAACGTAGCCAACTCAGACCCTCCACTGTGTCTCCTGCAGTAAAAGAGAGGCAATGCCATTTTAACCTATAGAGAAAGAACCACCCCTGTCCAACATCTGTCTCTCCAGTGTCCTCTTTACCTCGAGGCCGATACTCGCAGCCCACAAATCCTTGGTAGCCCTCATCTTCTAGCAGCTGGAACAGGTAAGTAAAGTCCAGCTCTCCAGAGCTGCCTGGCTCCCCTCGGTCTGGGACCTGTGCCACTTGCACGTGCCCTAGGGACAGAAGGGGAGAGGCATGGGACAGCAAAGTGTAGAAAAGATGGCAAACATAAAAAACATCAGACCAGGAGGGAGCTCGGGAGGGTAGCCCTCACCAACAATGGGCAGGAACTCCCTGACGTTTCCTGTCAGATTCCCATCCATGATCTGCCAGTGGAATATGTCCTAGGGAGAAGAATGTCAGTCAGAACCCTCAAGTGTCATCCACAATTCTTCTCAGACTGGAAGACATGGCCTCCTAAAAAACACCCATCTCCCACTCACCATTTGTAATTGCAGATTGGGTCTCCCAACCTTCTGCAAGATGGCTGCCGCTAGGGGGAAAGCCAGGCAGACAGCCATGAGACTTTGGAATATGCGGATCAAAGAGGACTAGAAGGTGGCATAGGACTAGATTCCTACCCTGCTGGGGCGTGTCCAGGAAATACTGGGGGTCTGTGATACGGGTGTTGATGGGCTCTAGCAGTCCCACGAGGTTCTC
Above is a window of Arvicanthis niloticus isolate mArvNil1 chromosome 5, mArvNil1.pat.X, whole genome shotgun sequence DNA encoding:
- the Hyi gene encoding putative hydroxypyruvate isomerase isoform X4 is translated as MGKKSGDRKHYIIAIKNLKRVGDSPPALPALPEDSSLVPSTYKVASSRRSDALFWPPQALHECGALTYKIHLMAGRVPRGAARAAVKGEMEMVFVENLRHAAGVLAQENLVGLLEPINTRITDPQYFLDTPQQAAAILQKVGRPNLQLQMDIFHWQIMDGNLTGNVREFLPIVGHVQVAQVPDRGEPGSSGELDFTYLFQLLEDEGYQGFVGCEYRPRGDTVEGLSWLRSYWDRRGHPRTGQ